A single Lysinibacter sp. HNR DNA region contains:
- the glp gene encoding gephyrin-like molybdotransferase Glp, which yields MISVEEHLAAVLTRIAVLPPSTVPIDRAHRLTLAENVRSQHDIPLWDNSAMDGYAVRQADVAGTSAEQPVSLEVVADIPAGSSLTPTLEKGQAARIMTGAPVPASADAVVPLEHTEITPHDPGTRTQTPGTHTQTPHTQSPGTRILVTTEPRPGAHIRRAGEDTRRDETVASRGEVLTAERVAAIASAGVGSVSVHPRPRVTVIATGSELVAPGKPLAHGQIPDSNSLLIAALVTACGAETVATLRVPDDERALRLVLDESAAISDAVVLTGGVSVGAYDVVKAVLAPTGSVDFVRVSMQPGKPQGFGTLPGGIPVFGLPGNPVSAWVSFEVFVRPALLAMQGREGTDRAPRDAVAEMGWKTPEGRTQYIPVIATTPARGPWTVRPAAAGGSGSHLVGGLGRANGYAVVPAEVSRVREGDTVSVILVES from the coding sequence ATGATCTCCGTTGAAGAACACCTGGCCGCGGTGCTGACCCGCATCGCTGTCCTCCCCCCGTCGACCGTCCCCATCGACCGGGCTCACCGGCTCACCCTGGCGGAGAACGTACGCTCACAACACGATATTCCCCTGTGGGATAACTCTGCCATGGACGGGTACGCCGTTCGACAGGCCGATGTTGCGGGGACCTCCGCTGAGCAACCCGTAAGCCTCGAGGTGGTGGCGGATATCCCCGCGGGGTCTTCTCTCACACCGACTTTAGAGAAGGGTCAGGCCGCGCGCATTATGACGGGCGCACCCGTTCCCGCGAGCGCCGACGCGGTCGTGCCGCTTGAGCACACGGAAATCACACCCCACGACCCGGGCACGCGCACGCAAACTCCGGGCACACACACGCAAACTCCGCACACCCAAAGCCCGGGCACGCGCATCCTCGTTACCACGGAGCCTCGCCCGGGCGCCCACATTCGCCGAGCGGGTGAGGACACCCGGCGGGACGAGACGGTGGCGTCGCGCGGCGAGGTACTGACCGCCGAAAGGGTTGCCGCCATCGCATCCGCCGGTGTTGGAAGCGTATCCGTGCATCCTCGGCCCCGAGTCACCGTGATTGCAACGGGCAGCGAGCTTGTTGCCCCCGGCAAGCCGCTGGCACACGGGCAGATTCCCGACTCCAACTCTCTCTTGATCGCGGCGCTTGTGACCGCCTGCGGAGCTGAGACCGTTGCGACGCTGCGCGTCCCCGACGATGAGCGGGCGCTGCGGCTTGTCCTCGACGAGTCCGCCGCAATCTCCGATGCCGTTGTGCTCACGGGTGGCGTGAGCGTTGGTGCCTACGATGTGGTGAAAGCGGTTCTGGCCCCCACGGGCTCCGTCGACTTTGTGCGCGTGTCGATGCAGCCCGGGAAGCCCCAGGGATTTGGCACTCTCCCCGGGGGCATCCCCGTTTTTGGGCTTCCCGGTAACCCGGTGAGCGCCTGGGTGTCGTTTGAGGTTTTTGTGCGCCCGGCGCTTCTCGCCATGCAGGGACGCGAAGGCACGGATCGCGCGCCTCGGGATGCGGTGGCCGAGATGGGATGGAAGACCCCGGAGGGCCGCACCCAATACATTCCCGTGATTGCCACAACACCCGCCCGGGGACCCTGGACGGTTCGACCCGCCGCCGCGGGAGGATCGGGTTCACACCTGGTGGGTGGGCTGGGGCGCGCCAACGGCTACGCCGTGGTTCCCGCTGAGGTGTCCCGGGTGCGCGAGGGTGACACCGTGAGTGTCATACTGGTGGAATCATGA
- the moaC gene encoding cyclic pyranopterin monophosphate synthase MoaC: MSSAPFTHVNASGEARMVDVTAKTPTVRSATATGFVLCGTTVIAALRDGTVPKGDVLAVARIAGIQGAKRCAELLPLAHVIGVHGAAVDLSIEDAGVRVTATVRTADRTGVEMEAFTAVSVAALALVDMVKSLDKSVSITDIKLLRKTGGKSGDWSREDAGDWSHQDASG, from the coding sequence ATGAGTAGTGCACCCTTTACCCACGTAAACGCCTCCGGCGAGGCCCGCATGGTCGATGTCACGGCCAAGACTCCCACCGTTCGCAGCGCCACCGCAACGGGATTTGTGCTCTGCGGGACCACCGTTATCGCGGCGCTTCGCGACGGCACCGTTCCCAAGGGCGATGTGCTTGCGGTTGCCCGAATAGCCGGAATTCAGGGGGCAAAACGCTGCGCGGAACTGCTCCCCCTGGCCCATGTGATCGGCGTGCACGGTGCCGCCGTTGACCTCTCAATTGAGGATGCCGGGGTGCGGGTCACCGCCACCGTACGAACCGCGGATCGCACGGGAGTGGAGATGGAGGCCTTTACCGCCGTGTCGGTTGCGGCACTTGCCCTCGTGGACATGGTCAAGAGCCTCGATAAGTCGGTGAGCATCACCGATATTAAACTTCTTCGCAAGACCGGCGGAAAATCCGGTGATTGGTCACGCGAAGACGCCGGTGATTGGTCGCACCAAGACGCCTCAGGTTGA
- a CDS encoding NTP transferase domain-containing protein — MAGREAEEDSTFLRSLDAIVLTGGRGTRLGGVAKAELRVGGARLIDTVLGAAYASGSERLIVVGSRKVAPASLSVLHTREDPPFGGPVAALAAGLSLATAEWVLLLAVDLPRAAELCDLLLQGATARHNATQYPASTLEAATQATPTPTPTLDQTPPAAAQAPSLARGSINQESPTTTETAPEAYIVRDAHGMLQWLAGLYRTEPLQLAIEASLADAGGNPSGLPLRSVVSRLRIAEVLDQTGASADIDTEDDLVSARAYTATNPRSKGEHRE, encoded by the coding sequence ATGGCGGGCAGAGAAGCCGAGGAGGACAGCACATTTTTACGCTCCCTCGATGCCATCGTTTTGACCGGTGGCCGTGGAACTCGCTTGGGTGGGGTGGCCAAGGCCGAGCTGCGCGTGGGAGGAGCCCGGCTCATCGATACGGTTCTGGGGGCCGCGTACGCATCCGGAAGCGAGCGTCTCATCGTTGTGGGGAGCCGCAAGGTCGCTCCCGCAAGCTTATCCGTGCTTCACACTCGTGAAGACCCCCCGTTTGGCGGACCGGTCGCGGCGCTTGCGGCCGGTCTCTCGCTCGCCACGGCAGAGTGGGTGCTTCTGCTCGCGGTTGATCTTCCCAGAGCGGCGGAACTGTGTGACCTTCTCTTGCAAGGAGCCACGGCCCGGCATAATGCGACCCAGTACCCCGCTAGCACGCTCGAGGCCGCAACCCAGGCAACCCCAACCCCAACCCCAACTCTAGACCAGACTCCTCCAGCCGCAGCCCAGGCTCCCTCACTCGCACGCGGAAGCATAAACCAGGAGTCCCCCACCACAACAGAGACAGCCCCCGAGGCCTACATCGTGCGCGACGCTCATGGAATGCTCCAGTGGTTAGCGGGCCTTTATCGCACGGAACCGCTCCAGCTGGCCATCGAAGCGTCGCTAGCGGATGCCGGTGGCAACCCCTCGGGACTCCCCCTGCGCTCTGTTGTATCGCGGCTTCGAATAGCGGAGGTCCTTGATCAGACCGGGGCATCCGCCGATATTGATACCGAGGACGACCTAGTTTCAGCAAGGGCTTACACCGCAACAAACCCCCGCAGCAAAGGAGAACACCGTGAGTGA
- a CDS encoding DUF6457 domain-containing protein, protein MSDTKHLPPEALNAWLAALATELGLSTDEVSIPVVLDVARDVAHGVARPAAPLSTFLMGLALGRAQSSAHGSATATAESRTQDLREIAETITQRAKSWTPDNGTIKGE, encoded by the coding sequence GTGAGTGACACCAAACACCTTCCACCGGAAGCCCTGAACGCGTGGCTGGCCGCGCTCGCCACCGAATTGGGGCTGTCTACCGACGAGGTCTCAATCCCCGTGGTTCTTGACGTGGCGAGGGACGTCGCCCACGGCGTCGCCCGCCCTGCCGCCCCGCTCAGCACCTTCCTTATGGGGTTGGCACTGGGCCGCGCACAGAGCAGTGCGCACGGAAGCGCAACGGCAACCGCGGAATCACGCACACAGGATCTGCGAGAGATAGCCGAGACCATCACGCAGCGTGCGAAGTCTTGGACCCCAGACAACGGCACAATCAAGGGAGAATAA
- a CDS encoding MoaD/ThiS family protein encodes MVHVRLFAGAAESVGAEALTLGAQTLGELTRLLSADGGREVQSVLERCSFLVNGVRKSAPETPLAAGATVDVMPPFAGG; translated from the coding sequence ATGGTACACGTCAGACTGTTTGCGGGAGCAGCGGAGAGCGTGGGCGCGGAAGCCCTCACGTTGGGCGCACAAACCCTCGGAGAACTCACCAGGCTGCTCTCGGCTGATGGCGGGCGGGAGGTTCAATCCGTGCTTGAACGCTGCAGTTTCCTGGTGAACGGCGTCAGAAAGAGCGCTCCCGAAACACCGCTCGCCGCGGGGGCGACGGTTGATGTGATGCCCCCGTTCGCGGGAGGATAA